In the genome of Bacteroidia bacterium, the window CGAATGGAATCGGGCGCAATGCCGTGTTCACGAAACAGCCTGGAATAAAATGGCGAATGTTGAGAAACATACTTCGCCAAATCAATCCACTTTTGTTCCTGGAGGGCTTTAATTTCATCCCGTCCGGCGTATTCTATAGCAGGTAATTTCACCCTTCCTATTCGTCTTCCAGCCAATTGGTGAATTTCTCGGTAAGGCCGGTTAACCAACTCGCCGATTGCCTTTTGCTATGCCCAACCACTGCATTATCGTTTACCGGAGTTTCCACTTTGGCTTCAATAATGGTTTCGGTGGTTTCTACACTTGTTGGGTTGGTAGTACTTTCCTGGTTTTGAGATTTTTCTTCCGCTTTAGGACGAGGATTTTTAGCTGCACGTTTCTCCGCCTCCGAAATTCCTTTCATTAACAAACCAACGGCCGTTGCATACAAAGGACTTGATAATTCGGGAGCAGCCCCTTTGCTTAAATGTTCATCCGGATGTCCGATTCGGGTATCCATGGTGGTTACATATTCAGCCAAAGGACGAAGGTTTTTTAAGTTACTTCCTCCACCGGTTAATACAATTCCACAAATCAACTTGCGTTCAAATCCGGAATTTTTAATCTCGTAATACACCTGGTTTAAAATCTCATCCATCCTTGCCTCAATGATGTGTGCCAGGTTACGCATACTGATTTCTTTCGGGTCACGTCCGCGAATACCGGGCATGCTTACAATTTCATTTTCTTTGGTGGAAGAGGCCAGGGCGGAACCAAACTTCATTTTTAATTGTTCAGCCTGGGCTTTCAAAATATTACAACCTTCCATAATGTCGGATGTAATTACCTCTCCGCCAAATGGAATAACGGCTGTATGTCGAAGAATTTCATCGTGGAAAATCGCCACATCGGTTGTTCCACCTCCAATATCAACCAAAACCACACCGGCTTCTTTTTCCTCTTGGCTAAGAACGGCATCCGATGAAGCCAATGGTTCCAGAATTAAGGAATCCATCCGCAAAGGAGCATCGGGTTTTACACGTTCAATACAACGGGCTATGTTTTTAATGGAAGTAATTTGCCCTGTTACAATGTGAAAATTAGCCTCCAACCGGCGACCTGCCATTCCAATAGGATTTTTAATTCCGGGCTCATTATCTACAATATACTCCTGAGGAATTACATGGATAATTTCTTCTCCGGGTTGCATCACCAGTTTGTACATGTCATCAATGATAGCATCTACATCTTCCTGGCTAATTTCCGATTCAATGGAGTCGCGCATCCGAATTCCGCGGTGCTGAATACTCTTGATGTGTTGTCCGGCAATACCCACAACCACCCGTTTAATTTCTACACCACTGTTTACCTCGGCTTGCTCCACAGCCAGGCGAATGGAATTAACGGTTTGTTCAATGTTTTGAACTGAACCGCGTTTCACACCCAAAGATTCGGATTTTCCAATACCAAGAACTTCAATTTTGCCATGATCGGTTAAGCGACCAACGATGCAACAAATTTTGGTGGTTCCAATGTCGAGACCTACGACAATTTCATGTTCGTTTTTCATGCTGAAAGGCTATTAATGTGCGGGGGGATTAGGAGTGGCGTTTATTGGGGTTGGAGGAGCCAAGGGTGGTGCATCTTTTTTAACACAAACCACCTGGTCCTTAAATTTTAAATTGATAATCGAATACTTGTTCCAGCCGGTTTTATTCAACCCCTGGAGGTAAAAATTCATCAGCTTTTCAAATTTTTCTTCCAATTGCTCTGCTTTACCAAACTGGATAAGGTGGTTGCCCATGGTTGGTACCATGCCAATTTCTCCTTTTTCGTCAACCACCAGTTGTTGCACCTGTGCCGACCAAAAAGTATCACGTTCCACCAACTGAGCAACATGAAAAATATCATCCAAAATGGTAACCGATGCCAGTTTATCGGTAGCAGGAATATCCAAACTGCGGTAATTGAATAAGTTTTCTGATTCGGTAATATTACCTGTGGCTACCGGCACCGAAGCGGTATAGATAGGCGAAAGCGGCATAATAAACCCCTGTTCGTCCATGTAAAAACTTTCCGAATGGGAATTAATAATCCGAACTATGGCTCTTTTCTGCTGAATTCGTATAAAAACATCCCCATTAAGTTCCATCCAAACTTCGGCATTCTTCACATGCGGATTTGCTTCTATGGCAGCTTCCATTCTACTTAAACTAATTTGATTGGCCGCTTTTCCAACCGGCGATCCGGTTTGATCCTCCAAAATTCGCAACACATCCTCGTTGTTGATGAACATATCACCATTGCCATTATCGATGTTTATGATAAGCTTGGAACAAAGCACCTTGCTTTGCTTATCAGTAGCAAAACCCAAACAAACCAATAGTCCGCCAACCAGCAAAATTTGCAGGCTAATCAAGGCTATGGTTTTAATTTTTTGCTTCACAACAAAACGGATGTGGTCAAGGCAAAAATATCGGTTCGGTTTCCTTACTAACTAAGGATTTCACCGAGTTTTTAACCGATTGATGTTTATTGTTGAAAACTTCCGCCTGAAATAGTAACGAAACTAGGCCCGAATTTAGTTTTGTCCCCTGTTTTTTAATTCATCCCTAATCTTGGATGCCCTTTCGTATTCCTCGTCATCCAAGGCCTCCTGAAGCATTTTCTCCAATTCATCATTGGCAATTTTTGAAAACTCATTTCCGGGAGCATCATCCTCTTCTTCTTCCATTAATCCAAAATCCGATGAATCCGGATCAATCAGAATTCCGGCAGAAGACAAAATATTCTCGTAGGTAAAAATGGGTGATCCAAATCGCAACGCCAAGGCTACAGCATCCGAGGTTCTGCTATCTATTTCCACCTCTTTTTCCCCATTACTGAAAAGTATCTTGGAAAAAAACACCCCTTCCGAAAGGTTGTAAATGATGACTTCAGCCAGTTGAATGTCAAAATTTTCTGCAAAGGTTTTGAAAATATCATGCGTCAAAGGGCGGGATGGAGTCATTTTTTCAAGCTCCAATGCAATGGATTGAGCCTCCGGACCCCCAATAATAATCGGCAACCTTCTGCGTCCATTGGCCTCGGTTAAAAGCAAGGCGTAAGCACCTGTTTGGGTCTGTGAATACTGCAACCCGATAACGTTCAGTCGAATTTTTTTCATCAAAAAAGCCCTCTGTGGCTAAGAAAATTTTTTGCAAAAGTAAATAATAGAATTTTGATTTCACATTCTCCTATTTTTGTATTCCAACCATCTGTAGAATTTTGAGTAAATGATGCGCAAATCCACTTGTACTAAGTTCATGAAAACAGCCCCACTTATCCTTCCATCCTTCCTGGTTCTGCTTTGTTCAATTTTTCTGTTCTCCTGCTCCAATAAACCCAGCTCCAAATTAGAGCCTTACCGCTGGTTATTAGGCACTTGGGAGAAAAAAGATGGCACTTATTTTTCCCATGAAAGCTGGTTGATGGGTGTATCCGAAAAAGGTGATTCGGTGCTGTTAGGCCAGGCCTTTCAAGTCGAAAATGGCGATACCCTTTTCAAAGAATTACTTAGCATTCGCGTTATTAACGACAGCGTTTATTATGTTGCCATTCCCGACAAAAGCCTTCCTACTAAGTTTCTTTTGAAATCTACCGGCGATCGTTCCTTCTCTGCTACCAACCCTCGCCACGACTTCCCTTCTACCATTACGTATGAATCGCCCGGGCCTTCCTCGCTTAACGCCAAAGTTTCCGGAAGAATCCGTGACCATTACCGCGAATTTAACTTTTCGTGGACCAAAGTAGAACCTCTGCCATAGTATTCATTTGTTTTACACTTTTATGACAATGCCCTTTTTGCGGTATTAGACTTTTGCAACCCGAAACTAAAACAGGTTGATACGCCGATTTCATATTCTTGCATTTACCCACAAATACGTTGAAATAAGCGAAATTGGGAAGTTTCACCGCGAAGGCGACAAGTTGTTTTCTTTGCTAAATCAGTGCAAAGAAGAGTGCCACCTCGATGAATTGGTTTATCTCAGCACCTGTAACCGGGTCGAGTTTATGTTCTTCACCGGCGAAAAAGTAAATGAAGCCTTTCTGAAAAAACTCTTCTCCGTCTTCTTAGAAAAAAACACCGCAGATGTAAAATTTGCATTAAACACCGGCAAGCTTTATCAGGGAAGCGACGCCCTGAGGCATTTATTCAATGTAATTTCTTCTATCGACAGCCTGGTGGTAGGTGAAAGAGAAATTATAACTCAGGTTAGGGAAGCGTTTGAAACTGCCGAACATTCTAAATTAGCCGGAGATTATAGTCGGGTAGTTTTTCGCTCAGCCATTGAAACAGCCAAATCGGTTTTTACCCATACCCATGTAGCGCATAACCCCATATCGGTGGTTTCGTTAGCCTTTCGGGAACTGCTAAAACTCAACCTGCCCAAATCAACCCGTATTTTGGTGGTAGGTGCCGGACAAACCAATACCGTTTTGGCCACTTACCTCAAAAAGAAAGGATATTCTCATTTTGTAGTCGTAAACCGCTCCGTAGAAAACGGTGAAAAACTGGCACAAAGCCTCCACGCTCCATTTTTACCTTTGTCTGAACTGGGCCATTCCACCCTGCCATTTGACCTGCTTCTCTATTGTACCGGCGCCGACAAAGCCCTTATCAGCGATAGCTTATGGAGCAAATTGCTTGGAAAAGATACCCTGGACAAAACCATTGTAGATCTATCCATTCCTTCGGGAATAGAACCATCCGTGCATAGAAATTTTAAACCAACCTACATTGGTATTGAAAGTTTAAAATCAGTTGCCCGGGAAAACCTGGACAAACGTCAAAAAGAAGTTGAAAAGTGTAAATCCATCGTACAGGAAGCTATTCAAAACACGGAGGTTTTGGTTCAACAACGCGAAATGGAACTAGCCCTAAGCTTTATTCCAACCCAGGTAAAAGCTATACGCAAAAAAGCTACCGAAGAGGTATTCCAAAAGAAACTTAAACAACTGGATCCTGCCTCCCAAGAAATTGTAGAAGAATTGTTAGACTACTTAGAAAAAAAATACATTGGCTTACCAATGAAATTAGCCAGAGAAAAACTGGTAAATAAAAATTAAGTTCCCGCTTCCTGGCGCATGGCCTCCTCATACCTGCCCACATGCTTCCAGCGGTTGTGGCTCCAAACATAGTTTCCCGGTTGCTCCGAAATGCTCTTCTCTAAAAACCTTACATAAGCCTCAGTAATTTCTCCAGGCACGGTTTCTCTTGGCTTTTCAAATGCCAAAGTAAATCGATTGGTAAAACGACCTCTGCCCAAACGCTTCGATTCCAAAAACACCACCGGCAATCCGGTTTGAAAAGCAAAATTTTCTAAACCCAATTGAAAAGGAACCTTCCTTCCAAAAAAATCAAACCACTTGGTGTTTTTAAACTTGCTTGGATTTTGATCGGCAACAAAAGCAGCCATGGTAGGCCTCTCAAAGGATGTGGCATGTCGCAACTGATTGTTTTTATCGTAAACCGAACACAACACGGCTCCATGTCGGGTGCGGATATCATACAATATTTTGTCCATTCCCTTATTATTCAACGGCTTGTAATAGGCCATGAAGGTAAATCCGGTCTTTTTTCCAAAATACCAAATTCCCCATTCCCAACCAAACTGATGCCCCATAGCTAAAATAACACTTTTATTCTGCAAAGGATAGTCGCCAATAGCCCCTTTATCGTAAACCAAACGCTTTTCCATCTCTTCAAATGCCAGGCGTTCCTGCTTCACCGTTTCGAATATCGAATCGCAGAGGTTGCTGTAAAACTCCTTGCAAATGGCCTCCCTTTCTTCTGCCGTTTTAGTTGGAAAGGCATGTTCTAAATTCGACATCACCAACTTTTTACGGTACTTAAAAACCCGATAAAGCATTACATAAAGCAAGTCGCTGATTCTGTACAAAACCGAAAAAGGCAGGCTAGCTACCGCATTCATCAATGCCTTTTGAATATAATAACCCAATCCCATGAGGGCGAAGATAGATAATGCTTAAACTAGTTGAATGGGATTATAGCCGGTTCATTAAACTATTGAGGAGTCAATGAAACCCATTTTAACTCTTGTCCGCTATCGCCCGAACGGTAATGGACATATTGCACACCAAAAATAAGCATCTCGTTTTTGGTAGACCAACTTTGGTTAACCCACACTTTCTCAGGCGGATTGGAAGGATTTTCAGGGTTGTTAGCAGTATTATCAAAGCTGGCTTTGTAATGAATAACCGTGTGTTGTGGCAGAACCAACATTTTTTCCAGACGATAAATGGTTTGCCACTCGAAGCTCCATTTTTCTAAATCCAACAAAGGAATAGTATCATGACCGGGAGTTACAGCATACGAATGAAAAGAAACCGCTAACTTATGCATGTGAGGCATTAACGACATCACCGATATACTATCGTTTAGGCGATAACTTCCATGATATGTTTTTACCGTATTCGGAAGTATGGGTCCTTTTTCATCGAGACTGGCCAGATTGATGGTTTTTACTTCTCTCACCTTTTTTTCGGTACAGAAAAACAACTCGGCAGAAGATGTAAGTGCCACCGTATCATTTAGTCCTAAAATATGCGTTTCGAATAGCAGGCCTTTTACCGCACCCACAGAATAGCCAAAACCATCGGGAAGTAAGGCATAGTTTACACCGGGAGCATAAACTCCAATGGTAAAATCGCCAAAGGTGTTTCCCTGTACAAAATGAGAAAGTGTGTCAGCACTTTGATAAACCGGATTGGTGGAATCGATACCATAAACAACACCATGGTGAACCACGCTGTTATCAGAATAACGGATGTTTGCCCC includes:
- the ftsA gene encoding cell division protein FtsA — its product is MKNEHEIVVGLDIGTTKICCIVGRLTDHGKIEVLGIGKSESLGVKRGSVQNIEQTVNSIRLAVEQAEVNSGVEIKRVVVGIAGQHIKSIQHRGIRMRDSIESEISQEDVDAIIDDMYKLVMQPGEEIIHVIPQEYIVDNEPGIKNPIGMAGRRLEANFHIVTGQITSIKNIARCIERVKPDAPLRMDSLILEPLASSDAVLSQEEKEAGVVLVDIGGGTTDVAIFHDEILRHTAVIPFGGEVITSDIMEGCNILKAQAEQLKMKFGSALASSTKENEIVSMPGIRGRDPKEISMRNLAHIIEARMDEILNQVYYEIKNSGFERKLICGIVLTGGGSNLKNLRPLAEYVTTMDTRIGHPDEHLSKGAAPELSSPLYATAVGLLMKGISEAEKRAAKNPRPKAEEKSQNQESTTNPTSVETTETIIEAKVETPVNDNAVVGHSKRQSASWLTGLTEKFTNWLEDE
- a CDS encoding DUF151 domain-containing protein, encoding MKKIRLNVIGLQYSQTQTGAYALLLTEANGRRRLPIIIGGPEAQSIALELEKMTPSRPLTHDIFKTFAENFDIQLAEVIIYNLSEGVFFSKILFSNGEKEVEIDSRTSDAVALALRFGSPIFTYENILSSAGILIDPDSSDFGLMEEEEDDAPGNEFSKIANDELEKMLQEALDDEEYERASKIRDELKNRGQN
- the hemA gene encoding glutamyl-tRNA reductase; amino-acid sequence: MIRRFHILAFTHKYVEISEIGKFHREGDKLFSLLNQCKEECHLDELVYLSTCNRVEFMFFTGEKVNEAFLKKLFSVFLEKNTADVKFALNTGKLYQGSDALRHLFNVISSIDSLVVGEREIITQVREAFETAEHSKLAGDYSRVVFRSAIETAKSVFTHTHVAHNPISVVSLAFRELLKLNLPKSTRILVVGAGQTNTVLATYLKKKGYSHFVVVNRSVENGEKLAQSLHAPFLPLSELGHSTLPFDLLLYCTGADKALISDSLWSKLLGKDTLDKTIVDLSIPSGIEPSVHRNFKPTYIGIESLKSVARENLDKRQKEVEKCKSIVQEAIQNTEVLVQQREMELALSFIPTQVKAIRKKATEEVFQKKLKQLDPASQEIVEELLDYLEKKYIGLPMKLAREKLVNKN
- a CDS encoding lysophospholipid acyltransferase family protein produces the protein MGLGYYIQKALMNAVASLPFSVLYRISDLLYVMLYRVFKYRKKLVMSNLEHAFPTKTAEEREAICKEFYSNLCDSIFETVKQERLAFEEMEKRLVYDKGAIGDYPLQNKSVILAMGHQFGWEWGIWYFGKKTGFTFMAYYKPLNNKGMDKILYDIRTRHGAVLCSVYDKNNQLRHATSFERPTMAAFVADQNPSKFKNTKWFDFFGRKVPFQLGLENFAFQTGLPVVFLESKRLGRGRFTNRFTLAFEKPRETVPGEITEAYVRFLEKSISEQPGNYVWSHNRWKHVGRYEEAMRQEAGT